From the Asterias amurensis chromosome 1, ASM3211899v1 genome, the window GGGCAGCCTCCTGTGAGAGGTGCAAGACATCCATGCAGATCTTTGTCAGAGCTTCTGGGAGCAAGACTTTGCTGAGGTATTCAAGAAACTGTGTTGGAACAAAGGCAAAAGAAACCAGCGCTAAATTTCATGATGAACTTGTGACGAAAAAACCCTACAATGACTTCCTTGACTTAGATGAGGTTAATTGAAAGACTAAGTTAAAAGGCAAGGTTGGTGCTCAATATGTGGCATGGTGTAAGCCCCACCCCCCTCCCACCCATTGTCTCTTCACTGTGTTCTGGGAATCTCAGATGTTCGTCAGAGGATTTTCAGGGTGGGggtggtggaggggggggggtagtgtaTTCTAGAGGTTCAAgaggttttttggggggtggggaggggggcgTGGAGGATGCCCTCTGCAACACATCAGGCATGGTAACTAAAAGCCtcacataaaaaacacacacatgaaTATAGAAAAAGAAAGGGTGGAAGATTGGATACGAGACTTACTCTGTTATGCTTTGCACAGTACACCTTCATCAGCTCTGTCATAATACAGTCAACTTGGTCTTCGGTGAATGGGCCGTACCAAGCCTCATAGGCTAAATTCGCTGCATCAaagaaaaatattataaaacttTGAGCACTGATATTaaactttgagaaaaaaatcatgacaacaaataaaGTAGAAGACTTCAGCCCAGGCAacagttaataagcaggacagtttttttccAGAACTTATAACCTTCAAACATCCACCTAGGCAAAGTCTCAATCAACTTATAGTGATAAAAGTTTGACCAATACCTCTTGCATATCCACCTTGCTTATACTCCAAATGCCGTTTGCAGGGTCTctgggaagaagaaaaaacatagaAACAAAAGTAAGATTTCTAAGCTTTGGGGCGGCAGCTTCCTTGGGCGATGATATTTTGTTATCCTGTCAGAGCCATCAAGGCTTTTATGTGAACAGATTGTCAGGCCTTGAACGCTGTTCTTGGTACAGTAAAAGGAACTTTTACAGATGCAACACCTCCTCCATGATccccaaggcccaatttcataatccagtaagcacaaacaaaattgctgaggacagaatagtattgcttagcagaaacaggttaccagccaaaataacattaagtttacataAATTTTTCCcttgcaaagaaatttgttaagaagtattttctgcttaacagctttatgaaattgggctctggttaTTGCTTTCATGACCCTAGAAGTGTtccaattgaccccttgcataacgcagAACACAGTTAAGTAGTTGAACCTCATCTCACCTTGCCAACAAAAATCTCCCTCAGAAACCTCTTGTTCCTTCTCACTAGGCGCTTCAGTTGCAATGCATCAAGCCTTTTCATACATCTGAAACAATATCAACAGCACAGATTTGGTCAGCTGCTACTGAAGCGCGCATTTGATCATAAGGAATAAGTTACCAACAGAAACCCCAACCGTTGCATGGCTGAGCAGAAAAGAACAcaaaattcaagctctggtgtttctgatcagcagagtatgggttcgagtcctggtcatgacatttgtgtccaTAAGCAACTTGCAAACCATTACATGTCGCTATGTTAAGGAATAGGTCTCAAACTTCCACACGTAGCTCCACATGTAAGGAAAACACTGACAGCGCATAGGACCTTACGGTGatatgtgctatataagaacggctaattacttttattattaacaGTGAACAGAATGGATGTTTACTCTTTGCACTGACATAACAAACAGCTACTGTGCCCTATTGTCTGCTATTTTGAGAGCCTGTCTTAATTCTAGAACAGGGAAACCTGTTTAGTTAAGGTAAGGCCCAACAAAATTGTTTCAGATACGGCCGAGGTCACAAGAAAGTTTTACTCACTCGACATCTGGTTTGCCATCTTTGAGGCAACTTATATCTCCTCCATGTAAGTCCCCCTCGTCATCCTCCCCGCAAAGGTCAACGACCTCCTCAAGATCCATCATCTCAACATCCCCATCGTCATCATGACACAAACTCCGCTCCAGCTCTTTGGACTTTGCTTCGCAAGTCTTCTCTTTTATCTCGGAAGAGGACCATCGACCTGACAACATGTCGCTTTCTGTATTCGCTGGTCCAATTCTCTTTTCTTTAAAAGGCTCCCTGCCTCCTATGTCGGATGAGTCTTTGTTTGCGTTTGTTTGAACAGCTGCTATGGTTTCCATCTCATTGGGGTGCGACACCCCACCGAGAACCACTTTCCTCTTTTTGGACGGTTTTTGCACATCATTACCTATGAGTCCTTCCCTCTGATGACAAATCCCTTGCATGTGAAATTTAGTGGCAGCCTGTTTGAGACCTCTCAGCGGTGCTTGCTCGGTTTTGGTCTGAAAAGCATGACTATTGCTTCTAGGATCATCGGCTTCTTCCGGGGCATATCCACCTCCTGTAGTGTGGCGAGGTGCGGAGACCATATTGGTGTCGGCGGAGTTCTTGGTGTCTCCCTTGGTCTTTGGGTTGTTCGTGATTGTATCGTAGCCACTTTCCATGGAGCAAGACTCTGTTGGCGTTTTCCTAATCCGTCTCCTAACACTTAAAAGAGAAATGGAAACAACAACACATGGTGAGAAAATCTGCAATAAGAtaaatgcatattggtagagGGTGCATCTGTGCGTTACTATAAAAACTCAATGTTCAAAATCAGTAGAAACttgtaaggttttattcttcaatttttccttgtgactccaatgaccgattgagctttatctttcacaggtttgtacttcatgcatatgtttggtCAAATACCAATGTCAGGGCTCAAATGTTTTTGGGGAAATCCACAATTGTaaggcttgtagctcaaaacttACACTGAACCAGAAAAGACcgttacaagaccagaatcaaaatgagaagaacacTTTTTCTACACAGTTTCACATTTGAGCTGTCttttttataaacatttgtCTTTAGGGTAATACTTCAAGACTGCCAGACTTGTACGGTCGTAAGTTTATTGGCTCGATATtcaaatcactggcctcgggcctgcGATCCAGCATTAATTTTGAGCTCTAAATATGACACATGCTTTAAGTACTATTAGAGGTGGTTAGAGCTACAATAATCAACACTTACAGCATCTTCAGTTTATCTCTCTTCTTGACTGCCGACACAGTACCGACTTTCTTTATTTCTGGACTGGTGCCCCGCTGGAAATAGTTACTGGTCCCCACTGGTTCCATGGTGTCCTCCTTGATTGTGTACATCAGCTGAGCGGTGGTCTTAAGCACTGTGGATGGTTGGTACTCGCACACATACACATGAAGTGTCTCTGGGAATAAAGTTATGGTTGCAAAGTTGgaatctgcaaaaaaaaaaagttaaaaagtaaCTTTCAGACACCGTAGACGTTTTGATAGGGTGTTTTAGAACAAACAGAGCAATAGGTTTCTGGCATAAAAACACCCAtaatcaggttggctcagtggtttctttccacCTCTGTGAACCCCGGCTCTAATCCCACCTTAGACTAacagccttgcatgtggattagGGTTTCAGTCCTAACCTCAttgagtgggttttcccttcTTGGGGTCTGTTCTTCCCTAGGCAATTTGGcgaatagccacccctgctctggagcagtggtaagcggtaaaaccctTGGGTATTCTTGACACGTGCAGCCAGAATCCCTTGGAAGTGGGAACTAGGCTGGGACAGTATAAGATTACAACGGAGTACCATTGGGTATTCCATATGTAGTCCATAGGGATAAGAGATAGAGTGTGAAAGGGGCATACAAGAGTATAAAAAGTCAGTATGCTGCTACTGTTGACTTGTAGATTAAATAGTTAGAGCTAAGAGTAATTGGTAAGAATGTTATACACACTTGTTAAGAGGCATCTCTGAGTGACCGGTCTCTTGGTGAACTTGTATCCAATCTTAACTGTGCTACCTGCAATGACCAATCaaagcaaatacatacaataagaGATAATCAAGTTGAGATAATCCAAAGTTTCTCTGGcccaaaaaatcaaaacaaatacccGATCATTGGCTACCCCTATAGACATTTCCTATTAACTGTAACTTATAGTCATTCAACTGGGGCACTAGAGTGAACTTTGAAACCTTATTACAAATTCAGAAGTCAGGCACTCTCCATTGCTTACAAGTGTACAGCGGGATTATGGAGATCGGATGCACTACTCAGTCAGTGGTCAGGCATTGATGAGTACAGTCTGTGTATAGAGCAACTTGTCCAGGCCAAGGTACAGGCCTgatcacggaggcaatgaaggcgacaAACTCAATGCCctctggtctttgccttggtgcccttgaaatgcttcagtagaaagTAGAAATTGTTTTCATGCAGGGTGCAcattaccaaggagaaaagcgccttggtgcacttgccctttcaaaaacaagaaCCATTCAATTAGCTTTCTTGTAGACATAACATAAAATATAATGTTTAACATCACCTTGTAGCATCTTTGGTTGTTCTTGTTTGGGCTTGACTTCTTTCTTCTCTCGCCGTCTGTGGAACCTTCTCGCTCTCTTCTTGATGTAGAATTCACTGATCCTCTCCGATACACAGTCCTCCAGCAAGCCAATCGTTTCCTTGGTTCCGAAGTAACAAAGTACGTTAAATTTTGGCAATCAATGGTTCAAAGGCCCTCATCAATATAGGCAAagaataaaaccaaaacaattacATATTTTAGTTTCCAGGGCTAAAATtgtacactggaccacaggccagaGGTCAgtaaacaaacatattttcaattTAATGCCAAAACCTCTTTAggcctctttaaaaaaagaactaTGTTCAAATATTGGCTTTAAGATGATTCTGATTAAACTTTCAATTTCATTGAGTTGTGGTAAAGTTATAAAGATAAAATGGTTTGGTTTCTTAAAAAACCATGGGCTCAAATTGTACACTGAACCACAGGCCAGAGGTCAGTaaacaaacgtattttcaatTCAATACCAAAACCTCAGCACCTCACTGTAATGTATGTAggcctctttaaaaaaaaaactatgttcaAATATTGGCTTTGAGATGATTCTGATTAAACTTTCAATTTCATTGAGTTGTGGAGAAGACAAAATGGTTTGGTGTCTTAAAAAACCATTCTGGTTCAGTTAAAATTTAAATGCAACAAGCCCCAAGACCCTtttttcaaacccaaactaaaataattgacatttcaaatttcaataCCTGTCTGTGTCTGTCTTGGTACCAGTTTTCAATTCCTCCTTGGTTCAAGATGCACAAATCTAGAGAAATTAGCATCTTTCCTTTCTGGGAAATGTGTGAGTAAGTTAAGAAGAAGTAATAacttatttgtttataaaacaataaaatacattaCAAAACAGCGGGatgatggaggggggggggggggggggtttgcgATGGTCGTGACACAAATTTTCCCTCCTGAGCTGGAAACCCAACACTACACTTTACCATTACCAACACAGTCAAAAGATATACCAAGAGTTTGCCGATGGTAGTGGGGCATGACAATGCTACACAATGCTCCAACTACGCtgctcataattattattagtacAGACTAGTTTAATGTCCGACCATTTATAAATTCCACATAAGTAGTTGCGATGATTGTAACGCTCCCTCCATCCTCTCTCCTCAGACCGCCGAGTGTATGAATGGAGGGTTATGACTATCGCAACTAGAATGAAAGGGGCATCATCCCTGGCATATCATATGACTGTCACATGAATGTGGTGAATGATGCAGGGCTGTGTAGTTGCGGTAACGTAAACCCTCCGTCAGGCGGGAGGAGGGACGTTATCACAACCATGCTGTGTTTCACTTTCAGAGCTTTTCTTGGGGAATattaaaaatacacaatataAAACCAGACGACAAAAAGCAAATTTTGCATATTTCAATCATCAACAGCGGAAATAACTTATTATCATAACATAAGTTAACTGGTACGGTTTGAATTTTGATTGAGTGGGGGCATCAGACAAcaattttaacaataataacaatcagTAAACATATcaccatggaggtataatgaTTTGATATCAATCATCAGTAGTAAAAAGTTGACCATCTCACTGGATGACAAGTGTCATGAAAAGTTAATTGATGGGCGGACCAaacctgccccccccccaagtgcAACACAGATCAACTAGTAGCAGTACGTAGGCCTATGATACACTGTCTAGTTAGTATAGTGTCATGTTTACCTTCAAATAATGATGGGTTTCTCTGCCGTGCTTGTTCATTTCTTCCCTGCCGTCAACTTTCGGGATAGACCTTTTTACTAAAACAACATTCAACCATGGAATTCACCACCATTCAACTTCAAAAAAGCACCGTGAATTTAAACGCCCCGCCACCCTGTCTTCACCGCCACACGATATATTCCTATATCATATGAGGCTCCCTCCCACGTATACTCCACTCACACACACCATACATCGTGCACAAACGACAAGTTGGGGGCGCTGTTGCAATTATACGGCATACGTCCACGACGCCACGCTGAAAAATGGAAAGCCCTGAAGAAATATCAGAAAATGGTGCAACAGAGCCATCGCAAACCGAAACACCTGTTATCAGTAGTGACTACGACCCAAGTATTCCTACAGATGAGAAAGGTACATGCGATcttcttttgattttgttggaaATGCTCAATGCAATTGTTAAAataatgttgatgtttttgttaaTGTTAGTCGTCGTGCATATGCATATATGCGAGTCGAGTTGGAGTATGAAATGAAGAAGGCACCGTAGTTTATGCATATGGGTCAACTCGGTCCTACGTCAGCTCGGTCTCAAGTAAATTTTGACTTGAGTCTCAATGGGAAATGGCTAGAtggttttgtttatattttgtcaTCCACTaataaggtttattgcgattcagaaacgcaatgcattgtgggaaggaatatggggcggtttctatgcagtttctacgactcgcgcacgcaacgcctatacctttgtgtggttttaacagcgccctctcttgatattttgctattcgtgATAACCTTATGAAactgttttgtattgtattgtattgggTACTTCTCTACACTTGGCTTGGCAATTAAATTTAATTggatttttaatttaatttaatttaggCCTACTCATTCATCAAAATTATGATCAatgttagttttttttgtgGCGTCAGCCGAGTAATTTTTCTGTTAAAAGTtaccatttctttttttatttttagtatggaaaaacaacaatgaatttgcctatttaaagccattggacactttcgataaatagtatcagtattgtccaaaggcctacacttcgtttatcacaacttatatgtaaaataacaaacctgtgataaatttaggctcaatctgtcatcggagtcgggagaaaatagcgggaaaacgtttcgccatgtcatgactaatgtttaaagtaaatctgtaattctcgaatcaagaattgataattgtgataatattttctcaaaaagtaaagcatttcatggaataatatttcaagagaagtctgttaccattaccttatgtaaaccctccaaaatatttgtaaatctttgaacttttattttttttgttctgtttcgaaagtgtataatggttttaattttccatgaatttaattttgagacctcggatttagaacttgaggtctcgaaatcaacaatctaaataCACACAactgtgacaaggttttttttttctttcattattatctcgcaagttcgatgaccgattgagctcaaattttcacaggtttgttattttatgcatatgttgagacacaccaactgtgaaggctagtctttgacaattatcaatagtgtccactgcctttaaggtgtatTATTGCTTTTGGTTTACATTGCGTTGTTTTTATTCGTCATGCataaagtggtggcaggatacagtaACTTTCCCGTGTCAAATtcactcaaatgagatattgaAAAAGTGTTTGCAGGACACGGACAGTTATCCACAAAAAAATTCTTTTCAACATCttggtttattaaaatctgTCCTCTCATTTTTTAACGGCCTCTCATTTCAGATGTTAGTGATGGTATCACACCCTCTAAGATGAAAGTAGCGGAACTCCGCTCAGAACTGACGGTTCGGGGTCTGGACTCCAAGGGAGTCAAAGCTGCTCTCGTCCAACGTTTGGAGGAGGCAATAG encodes:
- the LOC139946459 gene encoding uncharacterized protein isoform X1, with amino-acid sequence MNKHGRETHHYLKKGKMLISLDLCILNQGGIENWYQDRHRQETIGLLEDCVSERISEFYIKKRARRFHRRREKKEVKPKQEQPKMLQGSTVKIGYKFTKRPVTQRCLLTNSNFATITLFPETLHVYVCEYQPSTVLKTTAQLMYTIKEDTMEPVGTSNYFQRGTSPEIKKVGTVSAVKKRDKLKMLVRRRIRKTPTESCSMESGYDTITNNPKTKGDTKNSADTNMVSAPRHTTGGGYAPEEADDPRSNSHAFQTKTEQAPLRGLKQAATKFHMQGICHQREGLIGNDVQKPSKKRKVVLGGVSHPNEMETIAAVQTNANKDSSDIGGREPFKEKRIGPANTESDMLSGRWSSSEIKEKTCEAKSKELERSLCHDDDGDVEMMDLEEVVDLCGEDDEGDLHGGDISCLKDGKPDVECMKRLDALQLKRLVRRNKRFLREIFVGKRPCKRHLEYKQGGYARANLAYEAWYGPFTEDQVDCIMTELMKVYCAKHNRFLEYLSKVLLPEALTKICMDVLHLSQEAAQLIMEDISLCSDATLLGNRY
- the LOC139946459 gene encoding uncharacterized protein isoform X2; amino-acid sequence: MNKHGRETHHYLKETIGLLEDCVSERISEFYIKKRARRFHRRREKKEVKPKQEQPKMLQGSTVKIGYKFTKRPVTQRCLLTNSNFATITLFPETLHVYVCEYQPSTVLKTTAQLMYTIKEDTMEPVGTSNYFQRGTSPEIKKVGTVSAVKKRDKLKMLVRRRIRKTPTESCSMESGYDTITNNPKTKGDTKNSADTNMVSAPRHTTGGGYAPEEADDPRSNSHAFQTKTEQAPLRGLKQAATKFHMQGICHQREGLIGNDVQKPSKKRKVVLGGVSHPNEMETIAAVQTNANKDSSDIGGREPFKEKRIGPANTESDMLSGRWSSSEIKEKTCEAKSKELERSLCHDDDGDVEMMDLEEVVDLCGEDDEGDLHGGDISCLKDGKPDVECMKRLDALQLKRLVRRNKRFLREIFVGKRPCKRHLEYKQGGYARANLAYEAWYGPFTEDQVDCIMTELMKVYCAKHNRFLEYLSKVLLPEALTKICMDVLHLSQEAAQLIMEDISLCSDATLLGNRY